Proteins co-encoded in one Cucurbita pepo subsp. pepo cultivar mu-cu-16 chromosome LG15, ASM280686v2, whole genome shotgun sequence genomic window:
- the LOC111811160 gene encoding E3 ubiquitin-protein ligase CHIP-like isoform X2, giving the protein MEIIISRRAGLEPPLKPIPSDWKKVEEDCRRAIQLDNNSVKAHYMVGLALIQNKDYPEGIKHLEKALDLGRGANQKSYMVEEIWQELANAKYREWEQASTKRSWELQTLKEACEAALEQKYFLDQSEPEGFVDQAEIAHREQLNSLRSVFENYAVADAPSEVPDHLCCKITLDILRDPVITPSGVTYERAVILDHFRKVGNFDPITRELLDESQLVPNLAIKEAVQAFLDKHGWAYNTN; this is encoded by the exons ATGGAAATCATTATTTCCAGAAGGGCCGGATTGGAGCCGCCATTGAAGCCTATACCGAG TGATTGGAAGAAGGTGGAGGAGGACTGTCGGAGAGCTATTCAGCTTGACAACAATTCTGTCAAG GCACATTACATGGTAGGATTAGCATTAATACAAAACAAAGACTATCCTGAAGGAATCAAGCATTTGGAGAAG GCTTTGGATCTTGGTAGAGGTGCAAATCAAAAGAGTTATATGGTAGAGGAGATATGGCAGGAGCTTGCAAATGCAAAATACAGGGAGTGGGAACAAGCATCCACCAAACGTTCATGGGAATTGCAGACCTTGAA AGAGGCTTGTGAGGCTGCCCTTGAACAAAAATACTTCCTTGACCAGTCTGAACCAGAAGGGTTCGTAGATCAAGCCGAAATCGCTCATCGGGAACAATTAAACTCTCTAAGAAGTGTGTTTGAAAACTATGCCGTGGCTGATGCGCCATCTGAG GTCCCCGATCATCTTTGTTGTAAAATTACGCTCGATATTCTTCGTGATCCCGTTATTACTCCGAGCGGGGTTACATATGAGAGAGCAGTGATCCTCGACCATTTTCGAAAG GTTGGTAACTTCGATCCCATAACGCGGGAGCTACTCGACGAGTCTCAGCTAGTACCGAACTTGGCCATAAAGGAAGCTGTACAAGCATTTCTAGATAAGCATGGATGGGCTTACAATACAAATTAA
- the LOC111811160 gene encoding E3 ubiquitin-protein ligase CHIP-like isoform X1 has translation MGPGVFLSGAARQAEILRKDGNHYFQKGRIGAAIEAYTEAITLCPNVPVYLTNRALCHRKRNDWKKVEEDCRRAIQLDNNSVKAHYMVGLALIQNKDYPEGIKHLEKALDLGRGANQKSYMVEEIWQELANAKYREWEQASTKRSWELQTLKEACEAALEQKYFLDQSEPEGFVDQAEIAHREQLNSLRSVFENYAVADAPSEVPDHLCCKITLDILRDPVITPSGVTYERAVILDHFRKVGNFDPITRELLDESQLVPNLAIKEAVQAFLDKHGWAYNTN, from the exons ATGGGGCCGGGCGTGTTCTTGTCTGGCGCTGCAAGACAGGCCGAGATTCTCAGAAAAGATGGAAATCATTATTTCCAGAAGGGCCGGATTGGAGCCGCCATTGAAGCCTATACCGAG gcGATTACGCTATGTCCGAATGTTCCTGTGTATTTGACGAACCGTGCTTTGTGTCATCGCAAGCGGAA TGATTGGAAGAAGGTGGAGGAGGACTGTCGGAGAGCTATTCAGCTTGACAACAATTCTGTCAAG GCACATTACATGGTAGGATTAGCATTAATACAAAACAAAGACTATCCTGAAGGAATCAAGCATTTGGAGAAG GCTTTGGATCTTGGTAGAGGTGCAAATCAAAAGAGTTATATGGTAGAGGAGATATGGCAGGAGCTTGCAAATGCAAAATACAGGGAGTGGGAACAAGCATCCACCAAACGTTCATGGGAATTGCAGACCTTGAA AGAGGCTTGTGAGGCTGCCCTTGAACAAAAATACTTCCTTGACCAGTCTGAACCAGAAGGGTTCGTAGATCAAGCCGAAATCGCTCATCGGGAACAATTAAACTCTCTAAGAAGTGTGTTTGAAAACTATGCCGTGGCTGATGCGCCATCTGAG GTCCCCGATCATCTTTGTTGTAAAATTACGCTCGATATTCTTCGTGATCCCGTTATTACTCCGAGCGGGGTTACATATGAGAGAGCAGTGATCCTCGACCATTTTCGAAAG GTTGGTAACTTCGATCCCATAACGCGGGAGCTACTCGACGAGTCTCAGCTAGTACCGAACTTGGCCATAAAGGAAGCTGTACAAGCATTTCTAGATAAGCATGGATGGGCTTACAATACAAATTAA
- the LOC111811543 gene encoding U-box domain-containing protein 9-like: MAKTGVFDSDPTVMGKATELKRELQRLIDAIIDDDNCSTDTIDHAKEIISALKELKLRKRSRSSNRYENLICPDEFRCPLSRELMRDPVVVSTGETYDRPFIHKWLRSGNRTCPRTQQVLSHTNLTPNHLIREMISQWCTSRGIELQDRVRVHCLEDDVITEADRDRFLTLIENMSMTIPEQKAAAKELRMLTKRMPSFRALFGESLDAISLLLSPLCGDKSQSSIHADLQEDVITTLLNLSIHDNNKKLVAETPNVIPLLKEALRSGTMETRSNAAAALFTLSALDSNKALIGKSGALKPLIDLLDEGHPLSMKDAASAIFNLCILHENKARAVRDGAVRVLLKKIMNQMHVDELLAILAMLSSHQKAVEEIGELGAVPSLFRIIRESSCSRNKENCIVIIHAICLYDRTKWKDMKEEEKWYRTISELAQNGTSRAKRKASGILERLNRAVNMTHTA, translated from the exons ATGGCGAAAACGGGGGTGTTTGATTCTGATCCTACAGTCATGGGGAAAGCCACGGAGTTGAAGAGGGAGTTACAGAGACTTATCGATGCTATAATTGATGATGATAATTGCTCTACCGACACCATCGATCATGCTAAAGAGATTATTTCTGCGCTCAAGGAGTTGAAACTTAGGAAGAGATCACGCTCTTCTAATCGTTACGAGAATCTCATTTGCCCTGATGAATTTCGTTGTCCGCTTTCTAGGGAACTCATGAGAGATCCTGTCGTTGTGTCTACTGGCGAG ACATATGACAGACCTTTCATTCATAAATGGTTAAGATCAGGAAACCGAACGTGTCCGAGAACTCAGCAAGTTCTTTCGCACACGAACCTCACTCCCAATCACTTGATTCGTGAAATGATATCTCAGTGGTGTACAAGTAGGGGAATTGAGTTGCAAGATCGTGTCCGTGTGCATTGTCTTGAAGACGATGTGATAACCGAGGCTGATAGAGACCGTTTTCTCACGCTAATAGAGAATATGTCTATGACAATACCTGAACAGAAAGCAGCTGCTAAGGAGCTTCGTATGTTGACGAAGAGAATGCCCTCATTTCGAGCGCTTTTTGGCGAGTCCCTTGATGCCATCTCTTTGTTGCTTAGTCCACTTTGTGGAGATAAGTCACAAAGTAGTATTCATGCGGATCTGCAAGAGGATGTGATCACAACCCTCTTGAATCTGTCGATCCATGACAACAACAAGAAGCTTGTAGCTGAAACTCCCAATGTAATACCGCTTCTAAAGGAAGCGTTGAGATCAGGAACCATGGAAACGAGGAGCAATGCAGCTGCAGCCCTATTTACTCTGTCAGCTCTCGATTCGAACAAAGCACTCATTGGAAAATCTGGTGCCTTGAAGCCCCTTATCGACCTTTTAGACGAGGGGCATCCTTTATCTATGAAGGATGCTGCTTCAGCCATATTTAATCTTTGTATACTTCATGAAAATAAAGCAAGAGCTGTGCGAGATGGTGCAGTTCGAGTGCTTCTGAAAAAGATTATGAACCAAATGCATGTTGATGAACTGTTGGCTATTCTTGCAATGCTTTCAAGCCATCAAAAGGCGGTCGAAGAAATCGGAGAGCTGGGAGCTGTCCCTTCCTTATTCAGAATTATCAGGGAAAGTTCTTGTTCTCGTAACAAGGAGAATTGCATTGTGATCATCCATGCTATCTGCTTATATGATCGAACCAAGTGGAAAGATatgaaggaggaggagaaatgGTATCGAACTATCTCTGAACTCGCTCAGAATGGGACTTCAAGGGCCAAGAGAAAGGCCAGTGGCATACTTGAAAGACTAAACAGGGCAGTTAATATGACCCATACTGCGTAA
- the LOC111811130 gene encoding GEM-like protein 1 — MSNHLEHGNHNPYVQHTPTASSSAQPGKRDKMWDVLGRCGKMLEGYGKMAEEAAENVWHHIKVSPSITDAAKARFVQGTKVIAEGGPQKLFQHTFGVIPGEKYLSSYACYLADPSGPVNGTLYISTKRVAFCSESPLCYSSSPGQPQWVYYKVVIELNQLAALRPCPNLLNTSEKDIHIVTKDGHEFWFLGFLLFSRALKSLNEALKHSCA; from the exons ATGAGCAATCACCTTGAACATGGCAATCATAATCCTTATGTTCAACATACACCTACCGCTTCGTCATCTGCCCAACCTGGGAAAA GAGATAAGATGTGGGATGTGTTGGGTCGCTGCGGGAAGATGTTGGAAGGTTATGGGAAAATGGCAGAGGAAGCTGCCGAAAACGTCTGGCATCACA TAAAAGTTAGTCCTAGCATAACTGATGCTGCAAAGGCCAGGTTTGTTCAAGGGACGAAAGTAATTGCTGAAGGAGGACCCCAAAAATTGTTTCAGCATACGTTTGGTGTTATTCCTGGAGAAAAATACCTTTCCTCGTATGCTTGCTATCTGGCAGATCCCTCTGGGCCTGTGAATGGGACGCTTTACATATCCACAAAAAGAGTGGCTTTCTGTAGTGAATCCCCTCTCTGTTACTCTTCATCTCCTGGCCAGCCACAGTGGGTCTATTACAAG GTGGTGATAGAGCTCAATCAGTTGGCAGCTTTACGCCCTTGTCCTAATCTTCTCAATACCTCTGAAAAAGACATTCACATAGTCACAAAGGATGGGCATGAATTCTGGTTCCTTGGATTTTTATTGTTTAGCAGGGCTCTAAAGAGTTTAAATGAGGCGTTAAAGCATTCCTGTGCCTAG